The DNA region CGACCACCCGGTGCTGGTGCGCCGCGGCGCGTACAACATGGTGCTCAACTCGGCCGCGCTGCGGCTGGCCGGGATCGACGAGTCCACCGAGTCGCCCTCCGGCGGGGTGATCGAGCGCGACGAGCGGGGGCGGCTGACCGGCCGGCTGATCAACCGGGCGACCGAGCTGGTCGAGCGGGTGCTGCCGCGCCCGACCCTCGCCGAGCGGATCGAGGGCCTGCGCGCGGCCTGCGCCGACTACGCCGCCACCGGGATCGGCACCGTACGCGACTGCCTCGTCCCGGTCGAGGACCTCGACGTGCTGGACGCGGCCCGGGCCGAGAGCGCGCTCGCCGTCCGGGTCCGGGCGCTGGTCTCCGGCTTCGCGGCGCGCACGCCCGAGCAGGTGGACGCCCTGCTGGACCGGATGGACGGATGGCGGGCGGACGGCCGGGACGACGCGCAACTGCGGCTGTGGGGCGTCAAGTTCGGCATCGACGGCGGCTTCGAGGCGGGCGCGCTGGAGGAGCCGTACCAGGGGCAGCCGTGCTACCACGGGCGGCTGCTCTGGGAGCCGGAGGAACTGCTCGCGGCGGTGGACCGGGTGGTCGAGCGCGGCTGGCGGGTGGGCGTGCACGCCTGGGGCGACCGCGGGCTGCGCGTGCTGCTGGACGTCTTCGAGCAGGTGCTGAAGGGCCGGCCCGGCCTGCCGCCGGGAACGCTCGTGGTCGAGCACGGCGGACTGGCCCGGGCCGACCAGCGGGCCCGGGCGATCGCGCTCGGCATCCCGGTGACGGTGCAGCACCCGCTGCTGCACGACGGCGCGCTCACCCAGCAGCGAGCCTGGGGCGAGGAGCGCACCGCCGCGCTGTTCCCGCTGCGCGAGTGGCTGGACGAGGGCGCGCAGCTCTCGGCCGGCTCGGACTTCCCGGTCGGTCCGTACGGCGCCATGGTGTCGGTGTGGGGCATGACGACCCGCGGCACCACGGCCGGGGTGGTCGGCGCCGAGCACGCGATCGGGCGGGCCGAGGCGGTCGCGCTGCACACCGTCGCCGCCGCCCGGCTGACCGGCGAGAGCGCCGAGCGCGGCAGCCTGCGCCCTGGTGCGCTCGCCGACCTCACGCTGTGGCCGGTCGACCCGCTGAGCTGCTCGGTGGACGAGTTGCGGGAGCTGCGGCCGGTCCGGACGGTGGTCGGCGGCCGTACCGTGCACCTGAGCTGACGGACCGTCCAATATACGACAGTTGACCGACCGTCAGGCGGCGATGAGTTCCCGCAGGTCGATGCCGTCGCGGTGCAGGGCGCGCAGGTCCTCGTGCAGGTCGGACGGCGGGACGACCAGCACGCCGCCGCGGGCGTGGTCGAGGCAGTAGCGGGCGACCGAGCCGCGCAGCAGTCGGCGCAGCCGTCCGCGCATCGAGCCGTGCCGGCCGGCGCTGATCACCAGCAGGTCACCGGGCCGGTCGGCCATGGCGGTCAGCACCGGCCCGGCCTCGCCGCGCATGACCAGGGGCTGGACCGGCAGGCCGATCGGCAGGCCGCCGAAGGCCTGTCCGAGCGCGCTCTCCAGCCGGGCCTCGGCGGCGTCCCGCCAGGCGCGGAGCAGCGGCGGGCAGGGGCGGGCGCGGTAGTTGCGCTCGCCGCCGACCGGGGTCCAGGCGAGCACCGGGACCAGCACGGCCCGCCGGGCCCGGGCCTCCTCCGCCGCCCGGTGCAGGGCGGTGAGGCTGTGCAGTGAGCCGCTTACTCCGACGATGACGCGCGCGTCGCCCGACATGATCCTTCGCTTTCCGATGCCAAACCGATTCAGTGTCTGTGATTATGTTGCCACGAGCGCGACAGGGCCTGCAAATCAAAGGCATTCACTGAATATCGCCTTGAATCAGTCGGCAGCTGCGATGACCGGCCCTCAGCCCCCCGGCCCCCGGGGCGCGACCTCCTGGAGCAGCCCCCAGGTGAAGTCGGCCGTCCAGGAACGCACCACCCCGTCCGCGTCCGACGCCTCGAAGTCCAGCCGGAACCGGGTCGGCGCACTCCCCTCCCGCGCCACGGCCCCCGGGAAGGCCGCCCCCACATCGCCCACCACACAGCTCCACGGCACCAGGTCGGCCACGGTGCACAGCGCGGGCGGCGGGGCGTCGCCCGCCCGGACCAGCCACTCGTTCAGCACCGGCGCACCGATCTCCGCCGGGCCGAGCAGCACCTCGAAGCGCAGTCCGGGCCAGAGCGGCAGCACCCACTGCCGCGCGGTGCACGCGAGGTCCCCGATCCGGCGCGGCAGGCTCTCCCCCGCCGGCCCGAGCACGGCGGCGTACCGGGCGGCACCGCGCGGGAACCGGGGCGCCCGGACCATCGCCTGCCAGCGCTTGTTCGCCTCCCGCATTTCGGCACGGGTGGCGCCGAGCCGCCGCACCGTCTCCTCGACCAGCTCGGGGTGGTAGTCGGCCATCCGGCGCAGCAGGAAGAGCTGGAACTCGGTGACCCCGAACCCGTTGATCGCCATACCGGCAGGCTAGTCCCCGCACCCATGTTCGAGCGCCTGTTCGATTCACGGCGTAGGCTGAACCCATGCACGGCACCGTCCACCTCCAGCCCTCGCTGTTCGAAGAAGCCGCCGACCTCCGGCTCGGCCCGCTCGACGGCATGCAGCGCCTGGTGCTCGGCGACGGTGCCTGGCTGGACGTGCTGCCCGGCTGGCTGCGCGGGGCGGACCAGCTGTTCGAACAGCTGGCCGCGACCGTGCCCTGGCGGGCCGAGCGGCGCGAGATGTACGAGCGGACGGTCGACGTCCCCCGGCTGCTCGCCTCCTACGCCGCGGACGACGAGCCGCCGCACCCCGTCCTCGGCGAGGCCCGGACGACGCTGAGCCGCCACTACGCGCCCGAGCTGGGCGAACCCTTCCGCACCCTCGGGCTCTGCTACTACCGGGACGGCCGGGACAGCGTGGCCTGGCACGGCGACCGGATCGGGCGCGGCGCCCGCGAGGACACCATGGTGGCGATCCTCTCCGTCGGCGAGCCGCGCGTCCTCGCCCTGCGGCCGCGCTCCGGCGGGGCGGCGGTCGTCCGCCGACCGCTCGGCCACGGGGACCTCGTGGTGATGGGCGGCTCCTGCCAGCGCACCTGGGAGCACGCGGTCCCGAAGACCGCCCGCCCGGTCGGCCCGCGGA from Kitasatospora cathayae includes:
- a CDS encoding universal stress protein; translation: MSGDARVIVGVSGSLHSLTALHRAAEEARARRAVLVPVLAWTPVGGERNYRARPCPPLLRAWRDAAEARLESALGQAFGGLPIGLPVQPLVMRGEAGPVLTAMADRPGDLLVISAGRHGSMRGRLRRLLRGSVARYCLDHARGGVLVVPPSDLHEDLRALHRDGIDLRELIAA
- a CDS encoding alpha-ketoglutarate-dependent dioxygenase AlkB translates to MHGTVHLQPSLFEEAADLRLGPLDGMQRLVLGDGAWLDVLPGWLRGADQLFEQLAATVPWRAERREMYERTVDVPRLLASYAADDEPPHPVLGEARTTLSRHYAPELGEPFRTLGLCYYRDGRDSVAWHGDRIGRGAREDTMVAILSVGEPRVLALRPRSGGAAVVRRPLGHGDLVVMGGSCQRTWEHAVPKTARPVGPRISIQFRPRGVA
- a CDS encoding amidohydrolase, which translates into the protein MTAPADLLIRAAAVHTLAPGEPPQRAIAVTGGRITALAAEPDGLDALVGPGTEVVDAPTATVLPAFDDTHTHLILAGHSVHGVPVHRARDLAGFLELIRERAARTPAGEWILTTVNWQEVLLAEQRMPTTEELDGASADHPVLVRRGAYNMVLNSAALRLAGIDESTESPSGGVIERDERGRLTGRLINRATELVERVLPRPTLAERIEGLRAACADYAATGIGTVRDCLVPVEDLDVLDAARAESALAVRVRALVSGFAARTPEQVDALLDRMDGWRADGRDDAQLRLWGVKFGIDGGFEAGALEEPYQGQPCYHGRLLWEPEELLAAVDRVVERGWRVGVHAWGDRGLRVLLDVFEQVLKGRPGLPPGTLVVEHGGLARADQRARAIALGIPVTVQHPLLHDGALTQQRAWGEERTAALFPLREWLDEGAQLSAGSDFPVGPYGAMVSVWGMTTRGTTAGVVGAEHAIGRAEAVALHTVAAARLTGESAERGSLRPGALADLTLWPVDPLSCSVDELRELRPVRTVVGGRTVHLS